A genomic segment from Mucilaginibacter terrenus encodes:
- a CDS encoding MBL fold metallo-hydrolase gives MKIEQFEDKGLSHYSYAILSECDRQIVLIDPSRDVSQYLAYAENNGARIIGVIETHPHADFVSGHLELHQTTGATIFCSALVGAVYPHQTFDDGNSISFGKITLKALNTSGHSPDSISIVLTHDGKDKAVFTGDTLFIGDCGRPDLRESAGNLTAKREELAAKMYHSLREKLMVLDNEVIVYPAHGAGTLCGKALSEANSSTIGAEKLSNWSLQNMTESEFISMLLQDQPFVPKYFPFDVELNKHGAGNLAQEIANVPTGHPEVLNSSIYIIDTRAEKEFKKGHLPGSINLQNGGKFETWLGSIIAPEEAFYLVAENEQILESLILRCAKIGYEHFIERAFVFQAGTAIMDTTDLRRFSTNQTEYTIVDIRNTGEVKEHPVFKNAIHIPLPELRERVSEIPFNKPIIVHCAGGYRSAAGSSIINNAFGNKAKVYDLGEAIKDFL, from the coding sequence ATGAAAATCGAACAATTTGAAGATAAAGGGCTATCGCACTATTCCTATGCCATTTTGAGTGAATGTGACCGCCAGATAGTTTTGATAGATCCATCAAGGGATGTAAGTCAATATTTGGCTTACGCTGAGAATAATGGAGCGAGGATTATCGGCGTAATTGAAACGCATCCGCATGCCGATTTTGTAAGCGGGCATTTAGAATTGCATCAAACCACTGGCGCGACTATTTTTTGTTCTGCATTAGTAGGCGCAGTTTACCCGCATCAAACTTTTGATGACGGGAATAGTATCAGTTTTGGCAAGATCACATTAAAAGCGTTAAACACGTCCGGCCACTCTCCCGATAGTATCTCTATCGTATTAACACACGATGGTAAAGACAAAGCGGTATTTACAGGTGACACCTTATTCATCGGTGATTGCGGCAGGCCAGACCTGCGTGAAAGTGCAGGTAATCTAACAGCTAAAAGGGAAGAATTGGCAGCAAAAATGTATCATTCACTCCGGGAAAAATTAATGGTGCTGGACAATGAAGTAATTGTTTACCCTGCGCATGGGGCTGGAACACTCTGTGGTAAGGCATTAAGTGAAGCCAACAGCAGTACCATTGGCGCTGAAAAATTGAGTAACTGGTCGTTACAAAATATGACTGAATCGGAGTTTATATCTATGCTTTTGCAGGATCAGCCCTTTGTACCAAAATATTTCCCGTTTGATGTAGAATTAAATAAACACGGCGCAGGAAACCTGGCGCAGGAAATTGCAAATGTTCCGACTGGCCATCCTGAAGTATTAAACAGCAGTATTTATATCATTGACACACGGGCTGAAAAAGAATTTAAAAAAGGGCATCTTCCGGGGTCGATTAACCTGCAAAATGGCGGCAAGTTTGAAACCTGGCTGGGGAGCATTATTGCACCGGAGGAAGCTTTTTACCTGGTTGCAGAAAATGAGCAAATTCTCGAAAGCCTGATTTTGCGCTGCGCGAAGATTGGCTATGAGCATTTTATAGAGCGGGCATTTGTTTTTCAGGCAGGAACAGCAATAATGGATACTACTGATTTACGTAGGTTTTCAACGAATCAAACAGAATATACCATTGTTGACATTAGGAATACTGGAGAAGTGAAGGAACACCCGGTATTTAAAAATGCCATCCATATACCGCTTCCCGAATTAAGGGAAAGAGTTTCGGAAATACCCTTTAATAAACCCATAATTGTACATTGCGCGGGTGGCTATCGCAGCGCGGCTGGCAGCAGTATCATTAACAATGCTTTTGGCAATAAAGCAAAAGTCTATGACCTGGGCGAAGCCATTAAAGATTTTTTATAG
- a CDS encoding DUF6691 family protein gives MKNVKFLVVGMLFGIILVKSEVISWFRIQEMFRLQAFHMYGIIGSAIVVGIISIQLIKRFQLTTIHGEKIVIADKTFHWGNVYGGLIFGLGWAITGACPGPLFAEIGSGFFVIIVTLLSAIAGTWTYGLLREKLPH, from the coding sequence ATGAAAAATGTCAAATTCTTAGTAGTAGGGATGCTCTTCGGTATTATCCTCGTCAAATCCGAAGTGATCTCCTGGTTCCGGATACAGGAAATGTTCCGCTTACAAGCCTTCCATATGTATGGGATCATCGGTAGCGCCATAGTCGTAGGCATCATTTCAATTCAGCTCATCAAACGGTTTCAGTTAACGACCATACACGGAGAAAAAATTGTTATTGCTGACAAAACATTTCATTGGGGTAATGTCTACGGTGGATTGATTTTCGGTTTAGGCTGGGCAATAACCGGAGCTTGTCCGGGACCGCTTTTCGCCGAGATCGGCAGCGGCTTCTTCGTAATTATAGTTACGCTGTTAAGCGCGATTGCGGGAACTTGGACTTATGGTTTATTAAGGGAGAAATTGCCTCATTAA
- a CDS encoding YeeE/YedE family protein: MDIIKQPWPWYVAGPLIGLIVPALLLLGNKTFGISGTLRQVCAACISANISFFKYDWKKESWNLFFAAGIIIGGFIATYLLSNAGQVNINPHTTALLQQEGVKDFSGLLPQDIFSFSQLFTLRGFIFIVVGGFLVGFGTRYAGGCTSGHAIMGISSLQWPSLVATCCFMIGGFVMTWFILPYLLQL, from the coding sequence TCGGGTTGATCGTACCAGCTTTATTACTTTTAGGTAATAAAACGTTTGGTATTTCCGGAACGCTTAGACAGGTCTGCGCTGCCTGCATCTCCGCCAATATTTCATTCTTTAAGTATGACTGGAAAAAGGAGAGCTGGAATCTTTTTTTTGCAGCCGGAATTATTATAGGCGGCTTTATTGCTACCTACCTGCTGTCAAACGCCGGGCAGGTAAATATCAATCCACATACGACAGCGCTGCTGCAGCAGGAAGGTGTCAAGGATTTTAGCGGTTTATTGCCGCAGGATATATTCAGCTTTAGTCAGCTGTTCACCCTGCGTGGATTTATTTTTATTGTTGTGGGTGGTTTCCTGGTTGGTTTCGGAACCCGGTATGCGGGAGGCTGCACTTCAGGCCATGCCATCATGGGGATATCTTCTTTACAGTGGCCATCTTTAGTGGCAACCTGTTGCTTTATGATCGGCGGATTTGTGATGACCTGGTTCATTTTACCTTATTTATTACAGTTATGA